Proteins encoded within one genomic window of Rossellomorea vietnamensis:
- the fdhD gene encoding formate dehydrogenase accessory sulfurtransferase FdhD, with amino-acid sequence MEDKSILTRTVRKYGNGAFFDEVDEVAAEFPLTVHLNGEEWATMVCSPSNLEELVVGFLASEGIIRRFSEITRLSIDQDKGFAYVQIDKLPEDRARNTSKRFIGSCCGKSRQFYFTNDMLTAKTVTANTELTALMAIHHMQELQEHSQDFHRTGGMHNAAICSTTGIIQCYQDIGRHNALDKLYGYCLMNHIPVRDKVIAFSGRISSEVLLKISKMGIAILLSKSAPTNLALELADDLGITAVGFIRGDRMNIYTHPERITGTELHI; translated from the coding sequence TTGGAGGATAAAAGTATTCTAACCCGTACTGTCCGCAAATATGGAAATGGAGCCTTTTTTGATGAAGTGGATGAGGTGGCGGCTGAATTCCCGCTTACCGTTCATTTAAATGGGGAAGAATGGGCGACGATGGTCTGTTCTCCTTCCAATCTGGAGGAATTGGTGGTTGGCTTTCTGGCTTCTGAGGGGATCATTCGGCGCTTCAGTGAAATCACCCGTCTCTCCATCGATCAGGATAAAGGGTTCGCCTATGTACAAATCGATAAGCTGCCGGAAGACCGGGCAAGGAATACCTCGAAACGATTTATCGGTTCCTGCTGCGGGAAAAGCAGACAATTTTATTTCACGAACGATATGCTCACGGCTAAAACGGTTACGGCCAATACGGAACTTACCGCTCTCATGGCCATTCATCACATGCAAGAGCTGCAGGAGCATTCCCAGGATTTTCACAGAACAGGAGGAATGCACAATGCAGCAATTTGCAGTACCACCGGCATCATCCAATGTTATCAGGATATCGGAAGACATAACGCACTGGATAAGCTCTATGGATACTGCCTCATGAATCACATTCCGGTCAGGGATAAGGTCATTGCGTTCAGCGGGAGGATCTCTTCTGAGGTGCTGCTGAAGATTTCCAAGATGGGGATTGCCATCCTGCTTTCCAAGTCGGCGCCGACCAATCTTGCATTGGAACTTGCAGATGACCTGGGGATCACGGCCGTTGGATTCATCAGGGGTGACAGAATGAATATCTATACACACCCTGAAAGGATC
- a CDS encoding MoeB/ThiF family adenylyltransferase, which translates to MSDRYSRQILFKPIGEAGQGKIAEKHVVVIGAGALGSANAESLVRAGVGRLTIIDRDYVEMSNLHRQQLYTESDAVEGLPKAVAAKNRLEKIHSGVHITACVAEADAEWLSKHANDADLLLDCTDNFDIRFIINDISLKHHVPWIYGSCVGSTGMSYTILPGKTPCLNCLTGSFPMSGGTCDSSGIIAPAVQMVAAYQTTEALKLLVEDYDSLRSGLITFDLWGNQSFTMNVSKAKREDCPSCGENPVYPYLQFENRIKTTVLCGRDTVQIRSPHHTHSLHELEQNLEGLGDMKRNPYLLSFHYEPYRIVFFHDGRTFIHGTNDMNEAKKIYHRLIG; encoded by the coding sequence ATGAGTGACAGATATTCCCGTCAAATATTGTTCAAACCTATCGGGGAAGCCGGGCAGGGGAAGATAGCTGAAAAGCATGTCGTCGTGATCGGGGCGGGGGCGTTGGGATCTGCCAATGCAGAATCCCTTGTCAGGGCGGGTGTAGGCAGATTGACAATCATTGACCGCGATTATGTAGAGATGAGCAACCTTCATCGTCAGCAGTTATATACAGAGAGCGATGCCGTGGAGGGGTTACCTAAAGCGGTCGCCGCCAAAAACCGATTGGAAAAAATTCATTCAGGAGTACATATCACCGCCTGCGTGGCAGAAGCTGACGCAGAGTGGCTGTCAAAACACGCGAACGATGCGGATCTGTTGTTGGATTGTACGGATAATTTTGATATTCGCTTTATCATAAATGACATCTCTCTAAAACATCACGTTCCGTGGATATATGGATCCTGTGTCGGGAGCACAGGGATGAGCTATACGATCCTTCCGGGAAAGACGCCTTGCTTGAATTGTCTCACGGGATCCTTCCCGATGTCAGGGGGGACGTGTGATTCTTCCGGTATCATCGCTCCTGCGGTGCAAATGGTAGCGGCCTATCAAACGACGGAAGCACTGAAGCTTTTAGTGGAAGATTACGACTCATTGAGAAGCGGGCTGATCACCTTCGATCTGTGGGGCAATCAATCCTTTACGATGAATGTATCAAAGGCGAAAAGAGAGGACTGCCCTTCCTGTGGTGAAAATCCTGTTTATCCATATTTACAGTTCGAAAACCGGATAAAGACAACGGTTCTTTGTGGAAGGGATACAGTGCAGATCAGGTCGCCGCATCATACTCACTCATTACATGAGCTGGAACAAAACTTAGAGGGGTTAGGTGATATGAAGCGGAATCCCTATTTGCTTTCGTTTCATTATGAGCCTTACAGGATCGTGTTCTTTCATGATGGCCGGACATTTATCCATGGTACCAATGATATGAACGAAGCTAAAAAGATTTACCATCGCTTAATTGGATAG
- the glp gene encoding gephyrin-like molybdotransferase Glp yields the protein MLERRTPINVEEAIESLLKYKKTGTIETVEIEKATGRILGGNLFADHDVPLFDRSPYDGFAIRAEDTADASRENPVRMEVVSEIGAGSVYNQPIKENQAVRIMTGAPIPEGANAVVMLELVKNYEENGRVYMTINRPYKEGDNISFRGEDTKKGTILAEKGTYINPGIVALLATFGYKEVPVSRKPKVGVLATGSELLEINEPLAPGKIRNSNSYMVLSQIERAGGEGIFLGQLSDDFDLCFGHVENALQQVDFLITTGGVSVGDYDYLPDIYRKLGANVLFNKVGMRPGSVTTVAEKDGKLLFGLSGNPSACYVGFELFVRPVIRYFLNCPHLFVRSEEAVLGKDFPKPNPFTRFVRGEMTYSGGSVIAAPTGLDKSGVVSSLASANVLIVLPGGTRGYKQGMRVQVLLLDDQQGSEQFGNPFQKKESSEERMQLRE from the coding sequence ATGTTGGAACGTCGAACGCCCATTAATGTAGAAGAAGCCATAGAAAGTCTCCTGAAGTATAAAAAGACAGGCACAATCGAAACCGTGGAAATTGAAAAGGCAACCGGCAGAATCCTTGGGGGAAATCTATTTGCCGATCATGACGTCCCTCTATTTGATCGCTCTCCATATGATGGGTTTGCCATAAGAGCCGAAGATACGGCAGATGCATCGAGGGAAAACCCTGTTAGGATGGAAGTGGTTTCTGAAATTGGGGCAGGAAGTGTATATAATCAACCAATAAAAGAAAACCAGGCCGTCAGGATCATGACAGGCGCACCGATTCCCGAGGGAGCGAACGCAGTGGTCATGCTTGAATTGGTGAAGAACTATGAAGAAAACGGAAGAGTATACATGACCATAAACCGGCCGTATAAGGAGGGGGACAATATTTCCTTCCGCGGGGAGGATACGAAAAAAGGGACGATCCTTGCTGAAAAAGGAACGTACATCAATCCCGGGATCGTGGCACTCCTGGCCACATTCGGCTATAAGGAAGTACCCGTCAGCAGGAAACCGAAAGTAGGGGTCCTGGCGACGGGAAGTGAACTGCTTGAAATAAATGAACCACTCGCACCCGGCAAGATTCGGAATAGTAATTCCTATATGGTCCTCTCCCAGATTGAACGGGCAGGGGGCGAAGGGATTTTCCTGGGGCAATTGAGCGATGACTTTGACTTGTGTTTCGGGCACGTGGAAAATGCCCTTCAACAGGTGGATTTCCTGATCACGACAGGCGGTGTATCCGTCGGCGATTATGATTACCTTCCGGATATTTATCGTAAGCTTGGTGCCAATGTACTTTTCAATAAAGTTGGAATGCGGCCTGGAAGTGTCACAACGGTTGCAGAGAAGGATGGAAAGCTCCTATTCGGATTATCCGGCAATCCATCTGCCTGTTATGTAGGCTTTGAATTATTCGTCCGACCCGTCATTCGGTATTTTTTAAACTGCCCACATCTTTTTGTCAGAAGTGAAGAAGCCGTTCTCGGTAAAGATTTTCCCAAACCAAATCCCTTTACCCGGTTTGTCCGGGGGGAAATGACGTATTCAGGCGGAAGCGTGATTGCCGCGCCTACAGGTCTTGATAAATCAGGAGTCGTATCCTCCCTGGCTTCTGCCAATGTCCTGATTGTCCTTCCGGGTGGAACAAGGGGATATAAGCAGGGAATGCGGGTTCAGGTCCTGCTGCTGGACGATCAGCAGGGCAGTGAACAGTTCGGGAATCCTTTTCAGAAAAAGGAATCAAGTGAAGAAAGGATGCAGCTCCGTGAATGA
- a CDS encoding molybdenum cofactor biosynthesis protein MoaE — translation MNDDLFVITDAPIHPEEVSAKVESRDAGAVTIFCGTVREWTKGRRTLYLEYQAYESMAVKKLAEIGGQVQDKWPAAKVAITHRVGRLEISDHAVVIAVSSPHRKAAYEANEYVIEQIKKVVPIWKKEHWEDGEQWIGDQLQQVEYPDGKPMKGSGTDD, via the coding sequence GTGAATGATGATTTATTTGTGATAACAGACGCTCCTATTCATCCAGAAGAAGTTTCTGCGAAAGTGGAAAGCCGCGACGCCGGGGCCGTAACCATTTTTTGCGGCACCGTCAGGGAATGGACGAAAGGAAGAAGAACCCTCTATTTAGAATATCAGGCCTATGAATCAATGGCTGTAAAGAAACTTGCAGAAATCGGGGGGCAGGTCCAAGACAAATGGCCGGCTGCCAAGGTAGCGATCACACACCGGGTGGGAAGGCTCGAAATATCCGATCACGCAGTGGTCATTGCCGTATCATCCCCCCACAGGAAAGCGGCCTATGAAGCCAATGAATACGTGATTGAACAGATTAAGAAAGTCGTCCCGATCTGGAAGAAAGAGCACTGGGAAGATGGGGAACAGTGGATAGGAGATCAACTACAGCAGGTGGAATATCCTGACGGGAAACCGATGAAAGGAAGTGGAACGGATGATTAA
- the moaD gene encoding molybdopterin converting factor subunit 1: MIKVFLFAHLQERAGRQEMTIDKGELTVKELKERLMEEYDLPLDGVMVAVNEQYSLEDEVISSGDVVALIPPVSGG, translated from the coding sequence ATGATTAAGGTATTCCTTTTTGCCCATCTGCAGGAAAGAGCAGGTCGACAAGAGATGACGATCGATAAGGGGGAACTCACCGTGAAAGAGTTGAAGGAAAGGCTGATGGAGGAGTATGACCTTCCCCTGGATGGTGTCATGGTTGCCGTCAATGAACAATACTCCCTTGAAGATGAAGTGATTTCATCAGGAGACGTCGTTGCCCTCATTCCCCCAGTAAGCGGGGGATAA
- a CDS encoding MogA/MoaB family molybdenum cofactor biosynthesis protein, whose amino-acid sequence MKGDDPLLAEHRKSSAKVVSCKVVTVSDTRTKETDKSGKLLKELLQQSGHAVAEYEIVKDDISLITAALEKAIHNQEIQAVLLNGGTGISKRDVTIEAVKSLLDKELVGFGELFRFLSYRDDIGSAAILSRAIAGVSGDTIIFSMPGSSGAVKLAMEQLIIPEIGHMASELTKDSR is encoded by the coding sequence ATGAAAGGGGACGATCCATTGCTAGCGGAACATCGGAAGTCATCGGCTAAAGTAGTCTCATGTAAAGTGGTTACAGTAAGCGATACAAGAACAAAAGAAACAGATAAAAGCGGGAAGCTGCTGAAGGAACTTCTCCAACAATCAGGCCATGCAGTCGCTGAATATGAAATCGTAAAAGATGATATCAGCCTCATCACGGCTGCACTGGAAAAAGCGATACATAATCAAGAAATACAGGCGGTTCTATTAAATGGCGGAACCGGTATAAGCAAAAGGGATGTAACGATAGAAGCGGTAAAATCGTTATTGGATAAAGAATTGGTGGGCTTTGGTGAACTGTTCCGATTCCTGAGCTACCGGGATGATATAGGCTCTGCCGCCATTCTATCAAGGGCGATAGCAGGAGTATCGGGTGACACGATCATTTTTTCCATGCCGGGATCATCGGGGGCCGTGAAGCTTGCGATGGAACAATTGATCATTCCCGAAATAGGTCATATGGCAAGTGAATTGACAAAGGATTCGAGGTAG
- the modA gene encoding molybdate ABC transporter substrate-binding protein, with translation MRKRIWIIITIILLVTGCSPEEQDKVTLTISAAASLKDSMMEVKKEFEKQHPTIQVVFNFGGTGSLRKQVEQGAPSDVFLSASKKDYERLVDRGLIDSSLGGSFLTNRLVIIAPASSRNPNLNELSRSKDKLAIGNPAFVPAGYYAKQALMGMDKWNMVKDQLVLAKDVRGVLTLVENQSVSFGIVYASDLTASEKVKSIREINPSYHSKIGYYAGVLKSSKHPKEAAAFYKFVISDKRKATFERFGFSKG, from the coding sequence ATGAGAAAAAGGATATGGATCATCATCACCATCATACTCCTCGTAACCGGCTGTTCTCCTGAAGAACAGGACAAGGTCACCCTGACCATATCGGCAGCGGCCAGTCTGAAAGATAGTATGATGGAAGTGAAAAAGGAATTTGAAAAGCAGCATCCCACCATTCAGGTCGTCTTTAACTTTGGAGGGACCGGGTCATTAAGAAAACAGGTGGAACAGGGGGCACCGAGTGATGTGTTCCTTTCTGCATCAAAAAAGGATTACGAGAGATTGGTAGACCGGGGATTGATTGACTCAAGCCTTGGAGGGTCGTTCTTAACAAACCGGTTAGTGATCATCGCCCCTGCATCCAGCAGGAATCCAAATCTGAATGAACTTTCCCGCTCAAAGGATAAGCTTGCCATAGGGAACCCGGCATTCGTACCGGCGGGATACTATGCGAAACAGGCACTGATGGGAATGGATAAGTGGAATATGGTCAAGGATCAGCTGGTATTGGCCAAAGATGTTAGAGGAGTCCTTACACTGGTAGAGAATCAGTCTGTTTCGTTCGGGATTGTCTATGCCAGTGATTTGACCGCAAGCGAAAAGGTGAAATCCATTCGGGAGATCAACCCTTCCTATCATTCAAAGATCGGTTACTACGCCGGAGTATTGAAAAGCAGCAAGCATCCTAAAGAAGCAGCCGCTTTCTATAAATTTGTCATCAGTGATAAAAGAAAAGCGACGTTTGAAAGATTTGGATTTTCGAAAGGGTAA
- the modB gene encoding molybdate ABC transporter permease subunit, which produces MESFWFPIKLSLLVAASATIFTFIVSVALSYTFSRIHFRGKTVLETVFMLPLVLPPSVVGFILLIVFGINSPIGRAIEKVMGETILFTPYAAIVAAVVVAFPLMYQSAKAGFLGIDEDIEDASRVDGASERKTLMYVSIPLASRSLLTGSVLSFTRALGEFGATLLFAGNIPGKTQTISTAIYVAIESGEDGLAWKYVGISIALSFLFLLLVNRINDRP; this is translated from the coding sequence ATGGAATCATTTTGGTTCCCTATCAAGCTTTCCCTTTTGGTCGCAGCGTCAGCAACCATTTTTACGTTCATTGTTTCTGTAGCACTTTCATATACGTTCTCCCGGATCCATTTTCGGGGCAAGACCGTTTTGGAAACCGTGTTCATGCTGCCGCTCGTATTACCCCCGTCCGTCGTTGGATTTATCCTTCTCATAGTGTTTGGGATCAATAGTCCAATAGGGAGAGCTATAGAAAAAGTAATGGGAGAAACGATTTTGTTTACACCATATGCCGCCATCGTGGCCGCTGTCGTGGTGGCGTTCCCTTTGATGTATCAATCAGCCAAAGCAGGATTTCTTGGCATAGATGAAGATATCGAGGATGCATCACGGGTGGATGGGGCTTCAGAGAGGAAGACACTAATGTACGTTTCGATCCCGCTTGCAAGCAGATCCCTGCTGACCGGATCGGTACTCAGTTTCACAAGGGCATTGGGGGAATTCGGCGCCACGTTATTGTTTGCAGGGAACATCCCGGGGAAAACCCAGACCATCTCGACGGCCATTTACGTAGCCATTGAATCCGGGGAAGACGGACTGGCGTGGAAGTATGTCGGGATAAGCATCGCACTTTCCTTCCTCTTCCTGTTATTGGTGAACCGAATCAACGACCGGCCTTGA
- the moaC gene encoding cyclic pyranopterin monophosphate synthase MoaC encodes MSNFTHFNEEGRAKMVDISDKKETVRNAIAHSSIQVNQEIHQKIVDHDFKKGDVLGVAQVAGIMAAKQTSSIIPMCHPIPISSVNISFTWKEMSEAAYELHITAEVKTKGSTGVEMEALTAATATALCVYDMCKSVDKGMIIGQTYLLHKSGGKNGDFHRDHL; translated from the coding sequence ATGTCTAACTTTACTCATTTTAATGAAGAGGGCAGAGCAAAGATGGTCGATATATCGGATAAAAAGGAAACCGTCCGGAATGCCATTGCTCACTCTTCGATTCAAGTCAATCAGGAAATTCATCAAAAGATCGTCGATCATGATTTTAAAAAAGGCGATGTCCTTGGAGTGGCACAGGTTGCCGGTATCATGGCGGCAAAACAAACATCTTCCATTATCCCGATGTGCCATCCCATTCCCATCAGCAGTGTCAATATCTCTTTTACATGGAAAGAAATGAGTGAAGCCGCTTATGAGTTACATATTACGGCAGAAGTCAAAACGAAAGGGAGCACCGGCGTGGAGATGGAAGCCTTGACTGCCGCTACGGCAACAGCCCTTTGTGTGTATGATATGTGTAAGTCTGTAGATAAAGGAATGATCATCGGACAAACCTACTTATTGCATAAATCCGGCGGGAAAAATGGTGATTTTCACCGGGATCATCTCTGA
- the mobB gene encoding molybdopterin-guanine dinucleotide biosynthesis protein B, which produces MFKGVPVIQVVGYKNSGKTSLVCRMIEWATSSGVSVSSCKHHGHGGTPDVVEDTDSTFHQKSGAEISGVEGDGMLQLSISKPDWQLDDILAIYSYMKTELVIVEGYKRERYPKIVLLRDQSDHGLLGEIENVMAVIAPFVIEEQKEKIAYFSPDGMKEFEEWYLSWVQSSLKKERGVEDA; this is translated from the coding sequence GTGTTCAAGGGTGTTCCGGTTATACAGGTGGTTGGGTATAAGAATAGCGGGAAGACTTCACTGGTGTGCCGCATGATTGAATGGGCGACTTCATCAGGTGTTTCGGTCTCTTCTTGTAAGCATCATGGGCACGGCGGTACGCCCGATGTGGTTGAAGACACAGATAGTACGTTTCACCAGAAGTCAGGAGCTGAGATATCAGGTGTAGAAGGAGACGGCATGCTTCAGCTGTCCATTTCAAAACCGGACTGGCAGCTTGATGACATTCTAGCGATCTATTCTTATATGAAAACGGAGCTCGTCATAGTAGAAGGATATAAAAGGGAACGATATCCGAAGATCGTCCTTCTCCGGGACCAAAGTGATCATGGACTCCTTGGAGAGATCGAGAATGTGATGGCGGTGATCGCCCCTTTCGTGATTGAAGAGCAGAAGGAGAAAATTGCTTATTTTTCACCTGACGGGATGAAGGAATTTGAAGAATGGTATCTTTCATGGGTTCAGTCATCTTTGAAAAAGGAAAGAGGTGTGGAGGATGCGTGA
- a CDS encoding molybdenum cofactor guanylyltransferase, whose product MREVKIAGVIVAGGQSRRFGSDKAFSLFKGKPFFQHSLQAVSSFADEVIIVTSRTLFPRFNAMANVKVVEDMEEFKGCGPLAGIYTAMNECQAEWYAVLPVDVPLVTSSLVDCLVSKIDGTYDAIVPVIGGKLQPLLALYRNSVRERIYDQLVREEYKMGTILKGLSVLYLTEEEIGEREAFHNINTKQDYDTHIK is encoded by the coding sequence ATGCGTGAAGTCAAAATAGCCGGAGTCATAGTGGCAGGTGGACAATCCAGGCGGTTCGGAAGCGATAAAGCTTTCTCACTCTTCAAAGGAAAGCCGTTCTTTCAACACTCTCTTCAGGCCGTTTCTTCATTTGCTGATGAGGTGATCATTGTAACGAGCAGAACGTTATTTCCCCGATTCAATGCTATGGCGAATGTGAAGGTAGTGGAGGATATGGAAGAATTCAAAGGCTGTGGACCCCTGGCTGGAATCTACACGGCCATGAATGAATGCCAAGCGGAATGGTATGCCGTCCTCCCTGTCGATGTACCGCTGGTGACGAGTAGTTTAGTGGACTGCCTGGTAAGTAAAATAGATGGAACGTACGATGCGATTGTGCCGGTCATCGGAGGTAAGCTTCAGCCTTTATTGGCCCTGTACCGAAATTCTGTCAGGGAAAGAATCTATGACCAGCTCGTTAGGGAAGAGTACAAAATGGGTACTATACTTAAAGGACTCTCTGTCCTCTATCTGACAGAAGAGGAAATAGGAGAAAGGGAAGCCTTTCATAATATTAATACGAAGCAAGATTACGACACTCATATTAAATGA
- the moaA gene encoding GTP 3',8-cyclase MoaA, producing the protein MEHIKDKRTRTLRDLRISVTDRCNFRCRYCMPKEIFGADYPFLEREEILSFEEITRLAGIFSEFGVEKIRLTGGEPLLRRNLPVLIESLYNVSGIKDIALTTNGVFLPKHAKALKQAGLTRVNVSLDSLNDEVFMKINDVGRGVKPVLDGIRAAQGEGLEVKVNMVVKKGLSDNEIMPMVHYFKREGITLRFIEFMDVGTTNGWNYKDVISKKEIHDLINSHYPLEPVEPGYVGEVAKRYRYNGTDTEVGFISSVTESFCTSCNRARISTDGKLFTCLFAQSGFDLKSMIRGNASDDELKEAIRNVWEKRDDRYSEIRTEESQASRKIEMSYIGG; encoded by the coding sequence ATGGAACATATCAAAGACAAGAGAACCCGAACCCTTCGTGATTTGAGGATTTCTGTAACGGATCGATGTAATTTCCGGTGCAGGTATTGCATGCCGAAAGAAATTTTTGGTGCAGATTATCCCTTTTTAGAAAGAGAAGAGATTCTTTCATTTGAGGAGATCACTCGTTTAGCCGGCATTTTTTCTGAGTTCGGTGTGGAAAAAATCCGACTCACGGGCGGAGAACCGTTGCTTAGACGAAATCTGCCGGTCCTGATTGAAAGCTTATATAACGTGTCAGGGATAAAGGATATCGCCTTAACGACAAACGGGGTATTCCTGCCAAAGCATGCAAAGGCATTGAAACAAGCCGGCCTGACAAGAGTGAATGTAAGTCTGGATTCCTTGAATGATGAGGTATTTATGAAGATCAATGATGTGGGCAGGGGAGTGAAGCCTGTATTAGATGGAATTCGCGCTGCACAAGGGGAAGGTCTTGAAGTGAAAGTGAATATGGTCGTGAAAAAAGGTCTTAGCGACAATGAGATCATGCCCATGGTCCACTATTTCAAACGAGAAGGGATCACTCTCAGGTTCATCGAGTTTATGGATGTCGGAACCACAAATGGCTGGAATTATAAAGATGTCATCAGCAAGAAGGAAATCCATGATCTCATAAACAGTCACTATCCGTTGGAACCCGTCGAGCCCGGTTACGTCGGAGAGGTGGCAAAAAGGTATAGGTATAACGGGACCGATACGGAGGTAGGATTCATTTCCTCCGTGACGGAAAGTTTTTGTACCAGCTGCAACCGGGCACGGATATCCACAGATGGAAAGCTGTTCACTTGTCTATTTGCCCAAAGCGGATTCGACTTGAAGTCCATGATACGGGGTAATGCTTCAGATGATGAATTGAAAGAGGCGATCAGAAACGTATGGGAAAAACGGGATGATCGTTATTCTGAAATAAGGACGGAAGAAAGCCAGGCATCCCGGAAAATCGAGATGTCCTATATTGGAGGATAA